A window of the Lactuca sativa cultivar Salinas chromosome 7, Lsat_Salinas_v11, whole genome shotgun sequence genome harbors these coding sequences:
- the LOC111914009 gene encoding probable receptor-like protein kinase At2g39360 gives MPNGTLEDHLQKLVTPLYWAQRLKICIGTARGLDYLHTGTGIEFGVIHRDVKSSNILLDDNWAAKISDFGLSKIGATNKPSTYVKTLVKGNFGYLDPNYFTTGMLTRKSDLFSFGVVLLEVLCLKRAVDGSLDEEQWGLVPWAQESIKEGNLKNIIDSVCGVGFLKLKLKQHLNFNVKLTYFGLAKFYPNIDEFDEMKEATIISEWCLFETLTSQRASVSDFGFTSLATRCVAEDPEARPSREEILKRLEQIYSNNK, from the exons ATGCCGAATGGAACCCTCGAAGACCACCTCCAAAAACTTGTAACCCCTCTTTATTGGGCTCAGCGACTCAAGATCTGTATAGGTACTGCTCGTGGGTTAGATTACCTCCACACAGGTACCGGGATCGAGTTTGGTGTTATACATCGTGATGTCAAGAGTTCAAATATTCTGTTAGATGACAACTGGGCAGCTAAAATCTCAGACTTCGGGTTGTCCAAAATAGGCGCAACCAATAAGCCATCTACTTACGTCAAGACACTTGTTAAAGGCAACTTTGGGTATCTTGATCCAAATTATTTCACAACTGGAATGCTAACCAGGAAGTCTGATCTGTTTTCTTTTGGGGTGGTTTTGTTGGAGGTTTTGTGTCTGAAACGTGCAGTGGATGGAAGTCTTGATGAGGAGCAATGGGGTTTAGTGCCATGGGCTCAAGAATCTATCAAAGAAGGCAATTTAAAGAATATAATTGATTCTG TTTGTGGTGTGGGATTTCTCAAATTGAAGCTCAAACAACATCTG AATTTTAATGTGAAACTCACGTACTTTGGTTTGGCTAAATTTTACCCTAATATCGATGAGTTCGATGAGATGAAAGAGGCTACAATAA TTTCGGAGTGGTGTTTGTTTGAAACCCTAACAAGCCAACGTGCATCAGTGTCGGATTTTGGATTTACCTCACTCGCAACAAGATGTGTAGCTGAAGATCCTGAGGCTAGGCCTTCAAGGGAAGAAATTTTGAAGAGGTTGGAGCAAATATATTCTAATAACAAATAA